CCGGCGCCGCCCGTCAAAATCGTGGAGTTGCCCCAGCCGCTGCCACTGCCCGGGCAGTTGAAGCCGCTCGCCGCCGGCAAACGCGTCCCGGAAGCCGCCGATCCAAAGGTTCGCGTCAAACAGGCCAACGCCGCGGCACGGGTGCAGCCGGTCCGCAATGGTTTCATCAACGCAGTACAGGTCTATCCGTTCTCCGGCGGAGCCCTCTACCAGGTCTACACGGCGCCCGGCCAGATCACAGATGTCGCCCTCCAGGAGGGTGAGCAACTCGTCGGCTCCGGTCCGGTTGCCGCCGGTGACACTGTGCGCTGGATCATCGGCGATACCGAGAGCGGCGCGGGCGCGACCAAGAAGATTCATATCCTCGTCAAGCCGACGCGGCCGGATTTGGTCACCAATCTCGTGATCAACACCGATCGGCGGACCTATCTCCTCGAGCTGTGCTCGACGGAAAAGACCTATATGGCCTCGGTCTCCTGGCAGTATCCCGAGGACCAGCTGATTGCGCTTCGGCGGCAGAATGCGGCCGCTGAAACTGCGGCGCCAATTGCGGCTGGCGTCGATCTCGCCTCGATCAACTTCCGCTACTCTATTGAGGGCGACGACCCGGCCTGGCGTCCGCTGCGCGCCTTTGATGACGGCAACAAGGTCTACATCGAGTTCCCAAGCGGTATCGCCCAGGGTGAAATGCCGCCGCTGTTCGTGATAGGTCCAGCCGGCGGCTCCGAACTGGTGAACTACCGAGCAAACCGTAACTACTACATCGTCGACCGCTTGTTCGCCGCCGCCGAATTGCGTCTTGGCGACAAGGATAGTGAGCGGCGCGTGCGCATCGTCCGCACCGACGGAAGGCCGCGCGCATGGCGATAGACAGCGAAGACGAACGTCAGGGCGACATTCCGCCCGTCGCGCCGCCGGACCTGCGGCTCCGAGGCGAGCGGCCCCGTGTCACACGGCTCTCGCGCAAGGTCCTTGTCGGCCTCGGCGCGCTGTCTGCCCTCGCGGTCGCGGGCGCGCTCGGCTACGCGCTCCAGACCGGCAACAAGGCGCAGAGCGGCCAAGAACTGCTCAGCACCCAGAACCGGCCTTCGGCCGAGGGTCTGGCCGGGTTGCCGAAAGACTATACCGGCCTGCCGCGTCAAGCACCGCCGCTCGGGCCGCCGCTGCCCGGCGATCTCGGCAAGCCGATCCTCAACACCGGCGCTGCACCGAACACGATGGCGGCGACGTCAGATCCCGAGACGCAGCGCAGGGG
This genomic stretch from Bradyrhizobium daqingense harbors:
- the trbG gene encoding P-type conjugative transfer protein TrbG, producing the protein MTPPIFAKAGGPASRFSIVHQNRKDGDTSFRKSALTALLISVSALGGCAHNFIPPDISYDTAEPATLTVDPAPPVKIVELPQPLPLPGQLKPLAAGKRVPEAADPKVRVKQANAAARVQPVRNGFINAVQVYPFSGGALYQVYTAPGQITDVALQEGEQLVGSGPVAAGDTVRWIIGDTESGAGATKKIHILVKPTRPDLVTNLVINTDRRTYLLELCSTEKTYMASVSWQYPEDQLIALRRQNAAAETAAPIAAGVDLASINFRYSIEGDDPAWRPLRAFDDGNKVYIEFPSGIAQGEMPPLFVIGPAGGSELVNYRANRNYYIVDRLFAAAELRLGDKDSERRVRIVRTDGRPRAWR